From the genome of Tenrec ecaudatus isolate mTenEca1 chromosome 1, mTenEca1.hap1, whole genome shotgun sequence:
GGCAGTTTGGGGGTGCTGAAGGAGGAACCCCCTGGGTCTCACAGCGGCCTTCCTCCCCCAGCTTGGCCTGGAGCGCTTCCACAGTGTGGGGATCATCGGGGTCAATTCGGAGGAGTGGGTCATTTCCAGCCTTGGTGCCATCATGGCCGGGTAAGGGGCACCCGATTTCTCCCGGGGCGGCAGCAGAGGTAGAAGCCACCAGCCCAGCAAGGGCCCTGCCCGATTCTTACTTGTGTAGGGGTGTATCATGACCCGGCCCCCTGGACATGGAGCAGATGGGGGCCCGTGGGGGCCTCGCCCACCTCTGTTTAGTCGAAGCTTAGTGGGATGACAAAGCCCAGCCCCAAGCTCCAGCCAGGTCCGCCCTTCCTAACAGTCTCTACCTGTGGAACTCCTTTCCATCCTGTGAAGCCCAGTGCCCAAGTCCCCACCTCAGGGACTTCCCGGCACTCAGTCCTCCTCCTCACAGGCAGAgcccagggctgggctgaccccaAGTGCCACCATTCAGCaccctagcccccccccccccccgctgggaGTGACTGATGCCTCCCCCTGAGCCCCTTGTGCACTCACAGCCTGGGTTCTGCTTCCAGAGGCTTCTCCGTTGGCATCTTGACCACCGACACTGCCAAAACCTGCCAGGTCATAGTCGAGAATTCGAAAGTGCAGGTCATTGTGGTGGATGGCACTGTGCAGCTGCAGAAGGTGACCCAGGTCAAAGGGGGCCGGTGGGGACTCAGGGCCGGGTGGGCCTTGGTGGGGAGGAGGGCTGGTGTGGTAGGCTGGGCTTAATGGAGACGAGCTCAGTCCTTCCAGCAGTCACATCATCTCACTCTTGTGTACCCGTGTGAGGGAGTGCCGGTCCTGGGCCCTCCACTGAGGTTCAGGGCCTATTTGCTCTTCCTGCCGAGTAAGTCCCCAAACCCCACCGACAGCTTGCCCCGGGCAAAAGAGCTCAGGCCATGCTGGCTCCTGGCGGACTTTCCAACCAGCCTAAAGCCAGAGACACGTTAAATCCAAACTCAGGGGCAACTCCGGTCCCTCAGAAGAACCAGTGCTTTGGATGAACTGTTGGTCGCAcatcccactccaccccaccccccaatgatCTGTAGAAGGAACTTCGATCCACCTCTGGTGCCAGGTTAACAGAAACTCAAGACGGGTGGAAGAATTCCACTTTCTGGAAAATGATGAAAACGGCATGGCCTACGAGGAGCCTGGGTGTGCATTTAGGCCCTTcaggattaaaaaagaaaaggagcaaacaGATGGGCATGAGCCCAGAGGGGgacagtgtccagctaccaagACATCAAGGGTTCTCTGTGAGCGGATCCTGATCAAACGTGAGGATGGGGGAtgtggaacagaatttcaaaggCTCATGAAACCCAGACTTTGGGGAGCCATTAAGACTGGGTGATTCTGCTCCCCTGCTCCAAAGAACTCCAGAGCGTCGTGAGAGCCTGAACGGAAATGATCCTCTGAAGAAATCTTGACCGGAAAggcttccttcagctccagaggaAGGCCTGCCTGATCTCAACAACCCCAAAGGCTTGACGGGAGGCTGTAGGGAGGCGGGGCAGAGAATTTGTGCTCCTGACAGCGAGAGGATTTGGGAAAGATTGTCCAAAAAGGTCGCACAACTCAGACATCACGAATATCCCTCAGTCAAACACGTGGAAACGGCTGAGGTGTGATGGGCGTGCTGTGTGGTACAGGATAAACGAGGAAGAACATTCACACGCTGAACATAACTCACTAAAATCTGCTCTCTCAATTCTGTAAGCGTGTGATATTACACACAGCAACCCTGGGGGAGCCATGACTGAGCGCTTCCCAGCGACCAGGAATGAAGCGGCGGCATCATACCATCCATTTgtgcctggctcatagcaaccccacgcaCCACGGAATGAggctctggtcctgcaccatcctcaccctcCTTCCGCTGTCTGaccccattgtcgcagccactgtggcacCCACCTCGTCatcactgaccttccactttaccaagcacactgtcgctggggcctggtctctcctgacgacgacgtgcccaaagtccgtgagacgaagtctcgccctccttgcctccaaggagcgttctgaccgtacttcttctgagacggaTCAGATTCTCCTTCAAGCAGTTCAAGTTCCATTCTTTGCCAGGACCTTATGGCCATCACACAGCTGGGCCAAGAAGCAGGATCATGAGAAAAACAGGAAAGGTCGACATGGCCAAGGCTTTCATCTGGCTGGATTCCCCAGtccatgctcacagaagcagcaggcaagaggtcACACGGCATGTGGCGTGGGCCTGGTCCACTGCCCAAGGCCTCCTTCAAggttgaggactcaggtgtgtccGACCCAAGCcgcagtattttcaatcaccgccTAGGCCTTTGAGTAAAGAACACCGGAGGAGAATCGCCGCCTTTGGATGGCGGTGAGGGTGCGATCCTGGGACTGATACGTGTATTGGAGGGTAAAAGAGCTCAGGAAGCTCGGTGCTGTGAAccacagcccccccaccccccccaccccgggatCAGGCTCGGGAGCTTGCCCCTCCTCTGCTGGCTGAGCCCTAATGTCTTGCAGATACAAGGCTTCCTGAAGTCCATCAAGGCGGTCGTGCAGTACAAGGAGGCCATCCGCGCGAAGCTTCCCAACCTTTATTCCGTGCGTTCCCAACCCAAGGGGACGGGCTGGGCGGCCAGGGTCACGCAATGGGGAGGCCTGAGGTCTCAGGCAGTGGGCGTGGCCGGGGTCGGACCGGTGGGCGTGGCCTGGGCGGGGCAGCCCGAGAGCCCACGGGGCGGGCCTCTCCGCAGTGGAGCACCTTCCTGGGCCTGGCGGTGAGCGTCTCCGATGAAATGCTGGACCACGTCATTGACTCTCAGAAGCCTAACCAGTGCTGCATGCTGGTGTACAGCCACACGACCTCGGGTCCCCCCAAGGCCATCATGCTCAGCCACGACAACGTGGGTGTCCCTCCCGCAGCGGGCGCGGGGGTGGAGGGCGGAACCACGAGGCTTCGGGTGACCAGACCGGGCTCTTTCAGATCACCTGGACCGCCTCGGCCATCGCGCAAAGCCTCTCTTTCACCTGCCCCCCCGAGGGACAGGAGACCATGGTGTGCTACCTCCCGCTCAGCTGCTTCAGCTCGCAGCTCTTCGACGTGTGGGTCTCCATCTACGTGGCTGGAATGCTCTACTTCGCCGAGCCGGACGCCCTGAGGGTGAGCCCACGCCTCTTGCCCAGCGCTGGTGGGCGGTGGTGGATCGGGCCCACTCAGGGCCAGAGGCTCGATCCAGAAATGGAACGGAGAGCCCCTGGGTGGGGCGGAATGCCCCAAGCCTCAACGATGGGCTAAAACCTTGGGGTTCCAATCTCCCTGGAGGGTCCCAGAGGACAGGCCCGCCTTGAAGGTACCGAGTAGCGTGGACTTGAGGGCAGCTGGCAGAGACAACGGTGGTGATGAAGTTTGCTGTCTGCAACAGGAACCCCTGCCCTGTCCCCAGTAGGGCGTGCGCTAGCTAGTGTCCTAGTGAGCAGAAGCCCACCACCCCGTAACAAGTGGAGCTGCCCCAAAGGGTCTTCCAGGCGGCCATGGGCACGGGGGCGATGGCAGGCCTTTCTCATCTAGCTCTGCAACCGCCCGCCTGCTGGTGAACAgctgcacacactcacactcacacactccagCAGACACcgactcacacacaaacgcatacACTCACATGCCtccacacgcagacacacacacatgcccagacacacccagagacacacacagacacccagacacacatacatacccagacacacagacacacatacacaaccacacacacatagacacccagatacacacatacacagccacacacacagagacacacacacaccccagcacaGGCACGCAtactgagacacacacacacacatagactgaCAGAGACACACATACCCCCCatgcagacatacacacacacacagacacacacacaccccaacacaGACACGCAtactgagacacacacacacacacacacatagactgaCAGAGACATACACATAACCCCCATGGAgacatacacacgtacacacgtacacagacacacacaaatagacacccagatacacacacatacgcacacacacacatacatacacacacacactctcacacacatacacagacacccaggtatacacacacatacagacacacacacatacaaacacacacactctcacatacacagatacacacacacactgacacagaTACCCagccacacacacatagacacccagacacacatcacacacacatacccagacacacagacacatatacacacacacacacagagatacacaGAGTAAGTGCCATTCTCCCCTCTGCCTGGATCCTTCCCCCCTGGGAACTCACTGTCACGTGGGGCGTTGAGTGACAGACCCAGCTAGTGACACGTGCTGTTAGCTGATGTCCCTAGTTCACTATCAGTGTGCTCTGCGCTGTCCAGCCCTGTAGGCTTCCACACGTTCACCGTGTTCCCGGACACCGGGAATCGTGTCTCCACCTTGGAATGACCTCCACCAGGAGGTCATCTCTCTGTCCCCTCCACTATTGTCTgtctgtccctccctccctccctttcctgggagcaggtgggcgtcaacataaaaacaaacacagcgaccctagaggatagggtagacctgcccctgggggcttccgACCCGGCACGCTTGCCTAGAGGGGAAGCCCCGTTTTTCTCACCAATACTGAAATTTACACCCACGTGGCTGGAGCTCGAGACTGCTGGGAGATGGTCCCACTCCGCAGTCCCCCTCCCCAAAACCCCCTGCAGTCTGAGGGCCCAGTGGACTTGAACTGGGCCCCAGGCCCActaaggccagtcagggtgctgaggGGTGGGCTGAATAGGACTCTGGGGGAACTGGAGATGGCTCTCAGGGGTCCCACTGGCCACAACTGTGTCCCTCATTCCGTTGTCCTGCACAGGGCTCCCTGTTGGACACGCTGCGGGAGGTGCGGCCCACCACGTTCTacggagtgccccaggtctgggaccgcATGCTGGACAAGATGCGGACGACCCAGCTGGCCGCCTCCAAGTTCCGCAGGAAGCTGGATGCGTGGGCCATGCGGCTGAGGCTCCGGATACACGCCAAGCAGATGCTGGGGTGAGGCGGGGGGGCCGGGCTGCCTCTGGGGCCCTCTGGGAGGGCAGAGCGGGGCCTGGAAGGGCGGCCTCTGTCCCTGGCGTCTGCTTCTCAAGACAGGAGCAGCTGCCACTGTGTTTCTGCCTGGCTCAGAGGATGACCTTCGACCCCGCCCGGAAGTTCCTGGGCCTGGACCAGTGCCGGCAGGTCTTCAACACggggatagggctccccgaggacACGCTGCTCTACTTTCTCAGCCTGGACATCCCCATCTGTGAGCTGTACAGCCTGGATGAGTGCACAGGCGTCCACTCGCTCTGCAGCCCCGGAGAATTCCGGCCAACGAGGTGGGTGCCGCTCCCGTGTGCCCCGGAGGGGCAGTATTCCTGGGACCCCTTCCGGAGCTGAGCTTGCAATCCTTGTTCTTTGGGAAGTTGATTGTGACgaggcctttctccctagtccTCCTTATCCCGGAAGCACCTCTGAAACCTCATCCGCATCCCAGCCCCATGCCGGACTCCACGGATGGGCGCATGGCGGCCGCGGGTGAGGTGGGCTGGCCCGGCTTTGAACCCGGGTCTCCAGGACCAGCACTTGCTCGCTGAGTCACCGCTGTTGCTTTTGGGGGTCGGTTGGTGTTTTAATTTGCAACCTACCATTTTTAATAAGACACCCTGGATTAATCACCAGGCcgccaaccaaaaggtcagcagttcgaacctccCAGCCGGTCCATGGGAGAACAAGGAGGCTGTCAGGATCCACAGTCTCGCAagctctaaggagcagttctgctctgcccagagggttgctgtgaagGGGCACCCACTCCGCGGCAGTGGGGTTCACTCTCTCCAGTGAGGCTGAATGCTTCCTTAGCCCTGGCATCTGGCGACACCCAcgcagtggtgaggatggtgcggggctGAATGGGTTTTCACTTTATTATACCACCAACCAGCTCAGCGACGCCTACATAGAAAGCCAGCGAATGGGTCACCTCTTGCCACAGCAAACTACCCCCAAATCAGCAGCATGACACACCAGACCCCCTCGCCGCGGTTCCTGGGGGTCTGGAGTCAGGAGCTGCCTCCCTGTGCGCCTCAGGGTCAGGAAGCATCGCGAGTTACCGTAGCCACGATGGCGCTGGTGTGGCATTGCCGGAAGGCCGGACGGAGGACAGAGGGCTGCTCCCAAGAGGGGCTGTTGGTGCGAGGCTGGGGTTCTTGGCTGTCGGGACTGCCCACAGGGCTTCCTGAGCGGCCTCCCCACCTGGCATTCAGCTTCCCTCCAGCAAGCTCCCCAAAAGACAGCGGGGAGTTCACGAAGAGAGGATGCTGGGTAGAGGGtggtggaacccacaagactcaGGCCCGCAGTCCCCCTTCCGGTCTGGCACTGAACTCGCCATGGTGTGAGCGGCATCAACCAATTCAGGGTCAAAGGGGCAGCGTTGACCCTAGGACAGAGGGCTGGGAAACAGGAAGCCGGGGGTGGCGGGGGGATGGGTTGTTACATGGAGGAGTACGGCAATGAAGATGAAACATGTGTGAAGCACCACATGCAACATTGATGACCCGCTCTGTAAACCTTCGCCGAACGCACATGAACGTGGGTGTGCGCACGCCTCGCCCGCACTCCCCCCACCAAACACAAAGCAAGATGCCTGGTGCCTGGGTACATTTAAATTTTAAGGGATGGATTTCTGAAAAATTAGCTTACGTATGTCCCATAGAAGACAGGCGATGGTTTAAGTAAAACACTCACCTGCCCTCGAGTGGAtaccgactcatggcgaccccgcgAGACAGGGCAGAAATGGCCCTGTGCgttcccgaggctgtaactcttcatggcaatagaaagtcttgtcttgctCCCACCGAGCGACGGAtggttttgaacctctggcctCGTGGTGAGCGCCCAACTGCCATGGCAGCAGCTTGTGTGCTGCTGGGAGCTggctcaaataccagcagggttgccCACGGTGGGTAGG
Proteins encoded in this window:
- the LOC142438772 gene encoding long-chain-fatty-acid--CoA ligase ACSBG2-like, with the translated sequence MTSRVATQNNSKELSFWTTKKDGEVRLRMEKNSLANESPLTVHDMFLDTATKFSNSIALCSKHRDGWQVRTYVEYYEECRKAAKAFLQLGLERFHSVGIIGVNSEEWVISSLGAIMAGGFSVGILTTDTAKTCQVIVENSKVQVIVVDGTVQLQKIQGFLKSIKAVVQYKEAIRAKLPNLYSWSTFLGLAVSVSDEMLDHVIDSQKPNQCCMLVYSHTTSGPPKAIMLSHDNITWTASAIAQSLSFTCPPEGQETMVCYLPLSCFSSQLFDVWVSIYVAGMLYFAEPDALRGSLLDTLREVRPTTFYGVPQVWDRMLDKMRTTQLAASKFRRKLDAWAMRLRLRIHAKQMLGQEQLPLCFCLAQRMTFDPARKFLGLDQCRQVFNTGIGLPEDTLLYFLSLDIPICELYSLDECTGVHSLCSPGEFRPTSCGKELPGTHTKIIKQEEEDLVGAVHVWGRHVFMGYFHNKASTQEMLDAYGWLHTGDRGYLDEENFLYLSGNIQDLITLKSGEKINPLPVEERLKLLIPIARYVVLVGQDAPYLCALLTLKCQVNPESGEPRDALTTEAVSFCQHLKSTSTRLTDILYDADPIITQFINQAVDTVNSEATEPNSKIIKWRILDTDFTMESGELGANTKVKRAVVTKMYQAEIENFYEEDEKAED